One genomic segment of Salmo trutta chromosome 8, fSalTru1.1, whole genome shotgun sequence includes these proteins:
- the LOC115198109 gene encoding cholecystokinin receptor type A: protein MEPFTLHDMLINSTNLYKILCDFGIKNVSECEDERETPPEPKDLNQTVRIFLYSLIFLVSVLGNSLIIAVLVRNRRMRTVTNLFLLSLAASDLMLCLFCMPFTLIPNLMRDFVFGSGICKVAMYFMGISVSVSTFNLVAISLERYSAICNPLTTRTWQTKSHAAKVISATWVVSFLFMLPYPISSTLVPFTRVNNSTGNMCRLVWPSDVIQQSWYVSLLLLLFLVPGIMMMTAYGLISLELYRGIKFEMANRKSSRERQCSTGSIKPGDNDGCYLQPAKKKKGELSHLQNPPSTPAPNMTINSRENMGSNKSRLSRVCSNSSTCNLMAKKRVIRMLLVIVCLFFLCWTPVFAVNAWRAFDRRSADKLLSGAPISFIHLLSYTSACVNPIIYCFMNKRFRQGILSTFTCCSSPKAGGVGRRAGNRMGTGRGGGRGGMRSGEENGHTPQSGNNTRFTYSSIRGSAQA from the exons ATTTGAATCAGACGGTACGTATCTTCCTCTATAGCCTCATCTTCCTGGTCAGCGTGCTGGGTAACAGCCTGATCATCGCTGTGTTGGTCAGGAACCGCCGCATGCGCACCGTCACCAACCTGTTCCTGCTCTCCCTGGCCGCCAGCGACCTGATGCTCTGCCTCTTCTGCATGCCCTTCACCCTCATCCCCAACCTCATGAGGGACTTTGTGTTCGGCTCGGGCATCTGCAAGGTGGCCATGTACTTCATGG GGATCTCGGTGAGCGTCTCGACCTTCAACCTGGTGGCCATTTCCCTGGAGCGCTACAGTGCCATCTGCAACCCCCTGACCACCCGGACCTGGCAAACCAAGTCCCACGCTGCCAAGGTCATCTCTGCCACCTGGGTGGTGAGCTTCCTGTTCATGCTGCCCTACCCCATCTCCAGCACCCTGGTGCCCTTCACCCGGGTCAACAACAGCACGGGCAACATGTGCCGCCTGGTCTGGCCCAGTGATGTCATCCAGCAGTCCTG GTATGTgtccctgctgctgctgctcttccTGGTTCCTGGGATCATGATGATGACAGCTTATGGCCTCATCTCCCTGGAGCTCTACAGGGGCATCAAGTTTGAGATGGCCAACAGGAAGTCTAGCAGAG agagacagtgcaGCACGGGCAGCATCAAACCCGGCGACAACGACGGCTGCTACCTTCAGCCCGCCAAGAAGAAGAAGGGCGAGCTTTCCCACCTCCAGAACCCTCCCTCGACCCCCGCCCCTAACATGACCATCAACAGCAGAGAGAACATGGGCAGCAACAAGTCCAGGCTGAGCCGTGTGTGCAGCAACAGCTCCACCTGTAACCTGATGGCTAAGAAGCGCGTGATTCGCATGCTCCTGGTCATCGTCTGTCTCTTCTTCCTCTGCTGGACGCCCGTGTTCGCCGTTAACGCCTGGCGGGCCTTCGACCGCCGCTCTGCCGACAAGCTCCTCTCGGGGGCGCCGATATCCTTCATCCACCTGTTGTCGTACACCTCCGCTTGTGTCAACCCCATTATATACTGCTTCATGAATAAGCGTTTCCGGCAAGGGATTCTGTCCACCTTCACCTGCTGTAGCAGCCCCAAGGCCGGTGGAGTCGGGCGGAGGGCTGGGAATAGGATGGGgacggggagagggggaggaagaggagggatgaggagcggagaggagaatGGGCACACGCCGCAGAGTGGTAATAACACGCGCTTCACGTACAGTAGTATCCGTGGCTCCGCCCAGGCATAG